The Enterobacter asburiae genome window below encodes:
- a CDS encoding Slp family lipoprotein, with product MAVQTKVVRLIMAGAVAIALSGCVSVPDAIKGSSPTPQQDLVRVMNAPELYVGQEARFGGKVIDVQNQQGKTRLEIATVPLDSGARPVLGEASRGRIYADVSGFLDPVDFRGQLVTVVGPITGAVQGKIGSTPYKFMTMQVNGYKRWRLAQQVIMPPQPMDPWMWGPHPYRYGYPGWGWYNPGPAQVQTIVTE from the coding sequence ATGGCGGTTCAGACTAAAGTAGTACGCCTTATTATGGCAGGCGCGGTTGCCATAGCACTGAGCGGATGCGTTTCCGTTCCTGATGCGATTAAGGGCAGCAGCCCGACGCCACAGCAGGATCTGGTGCGAGTGATGAATGCGCCTGAGCTTTACGTCGGCCAGGAAGCGCGCTTTGGCGGTAAGGTCATCGACGTACAAAACCAGCAGGGGAAAACCCGTCTGGAGATCGCGACCGTTCCGCTGGACAGCGGCGCGCGGCCGGTACTGGGTGAGGCCTCTCGCGGGCGTATCTATGCGGACGTCAGTGGTTTCCTCGATCCGGTCGATTTTCGCGGACAGCTGGTGACCGTCGTCGGGCCGATTACCGGCGCCGTGCAGGGTAAAATCGGCAGCACGCCGTATAAATTTATGACCATGCAGGTCAACGGGTATAAACGCTGGCGGCTGGCACAGCAGGTGATCATGCCGCCTCAGCCGATGGATCCGTGGATGTGGGGTCCACATCCTTATCGTTACGGCTACCCGGGCTGGGGCTGGTATAACCCGGGTCCTGCACAGGTTCAGACGATCGTTACTGAGTAA
- the tsaB gene encoding tRNA (adenosine(37)-N6)-threonylcarbamoyltransferase complex dimerization subunit type 1 TsaB gives MRILAIDTATEACSVALLNDGAVSAHFEECPREHTQRILPLVKAILTQGNTSLTDLDALAFGRGPGSFTGVRIGIGIAQGLALGAELPMIGVSTLATMAQGAWRMTGATRVLAAIDARMGEVYWAEYTRDEQGVWHGEETEAVLKPEAVTERLQQLSGEWATVGTGWPAWPDMANDTGVMLVDGNMLLPAAEDMLPIACQLLAAGKTVAVEHAEPVYLRNTVAWKKLPGRE, from the coding sequence ATGCGAATTCTGGCTATTGATACCGCGACAGAGGCTTGCTCTGTCGCTCTGTTGAACGACGGTGCTGTTTCTGCTCATTTCGAAGAGTGCCCACGGGAACACACCCAACGCATTCTGCCCCTAGTAAAAGCCATTTTAACTCAGGGCAACACCTCCTTAACCGACCTCGACGCGCTGGCCTTTGGCCGTGGCCCCGGCAGCTTTACGGGCGTACGTATCGGGATCGGCATTGCGCAGGGGCTGGCGCTGGGCGCCGAACTGCCGATGATCGGCGTCTCTACCCTCGCCACCATGGCGCAGGGCGCATGGCGCATGACCGGGGCAACGCGCGTGCTGGCCGCGATTGATGCCCGCATGGGCGAAGTTTACTGGGCCGAATACACCCGCGACGAGCAGGGCGTGTGGCACGGTGAAGAGACGGAAGCCGTGCTCAAGCCGGAAGCGGTCACTGAGCGGCTGCAGCAGCTCTCCGGTGAGTGGGCGACCGTCGGTACCGGCTGGCCGGCGTGGCCTGACATGGCAAACGACACCGGGGTGATGCTGGTGGACGGCAACATGCTGCTGCCGGCTGCGGAAGACATGCTTCCGATTGCCTGCCAGCTGCTCGCGGCAGGAAAAACCGTTGCCGTTGAACACGCGGAGCCGGTTTATTTGCGAAACACCGTTGCGTGGAAGAAACTTCCGGGCCGCGAGTGA
- a CDS encoding ATP-dependent DNA helicase, protein MADDFSPEGQLAQAIPGFKPREPQRQMAHAVARAIDKAQPLVVEAGTGTGKTYAYLAPALRAKKKVIISTGSKALQDQLYSRDLPTVAKALKYKGRLALLKGRSNYLCLERLEQQALAGGDLPVQTLSDVIILRAWANQTEEGDISTCASVPEDSPAWPLVTSTNDNCLGSDCPLYKDCFVVKARKTAMDADVVVVNHHLFLADMVVKDSGFGELIPEADVMIFDEAHQLPDIASQYFGQSLSSRQLQDLAKDFTIAYRTELKDTQQLQKCADRLAQSAQDFRLQLGDPGYRGNLRELLADKNIQRALLLLDDALELCYDVAKLSLGRSALLDAAFERATLYRGRLKRLKEINQPGFSYWYECTSRHFTLALTPLTVADKFKEVMAQKPGSWIFTSATLSVNDDLHHFTERLGIEEAESLLLPSPFDYGKQALLCVPRNLPLPNQPGAARHLAAMLKPMIEANNGRCFMLCTSHAMMRDLAEQFRATMTLPVLLQGETSKGQLLQQFVSAGNALLVATSSFWEGVDVRGDTLSLVIIDKLPFTSPDDPLLKARMEDCRLRGGDPFEEVQLPDAVITLKQGVGRLIRDVTDRGVLVICDNRLVMRPYGATFLASLPPAPRTRDIKRAVRFLANPTAE, encoded by the coding sequence GTGGCAGACGATTTTTCCCCTGAAGGTCAATTAGCGCAGGCTATTCCCGGCTTTAAGCCCCGTGAGCCTCAGCGCCAGATGGCGCACGCCGTTGCACGCGCCATCGATAAGGCTCAGCCGCTGGTGGTCGAAGCCGGAACCGGCACGGGTAAAACGTATGCTTACCTTGCTCCGGCGCTGCGCGCGAAGAAGAAGGTGATTATTTCCACCGGTTCGAAGGCGCTGCAGGATCAGCTCTACAGCCGCGATTTGCCCACGGTGGCGAAAGCGCTGAAATACAAGGGACGTCTGGCCCTGCTGAAGGGGCGCTCAAACTATCTCTGCCTGGAACGTCTTGAGCAGCAGGCGCTGGCGGGCGGTGACCTGCCGGTACAAACCCTCAGCGACGTTATTATCCTTCGCGCCTGGGCGAACCAGACCGAAGAGGGTGATATCAGCACCTGCGCGAGCGTGCCGGAAGACTCGCCTGCCTGGCCGCTGGTGACCAGCACCAACGACAACTGCCTCGGCAGCGACTGTCCGCTGTATAAAGACTGCTTTGTGGTGAAGGCGCGCAAAACGGCGATGGATGCGGATGTGGTGGTGGTGAACCACCATCTGTTCCTCGCGGATATGGTCGTCAAGGACAGCGGCTTCGGCGAGCTGATCCCGGAGGCTGACGTGATGATCTTCGACGAAGCCCACCAGCTTCCGGACATCGCCAGCCAGTACTTCGGCCAGTCGCTTTCCAGCCGCCAGCTGCAGGATCTGGCGAAAGATTTCACCATCGCTTACCGGACCGAACTCAAAGATACCCAGCAGCTGCAGAAGTGCGCCGACCGTCTGGCCCAAAGCGCGCAGGATTTCCGCTTACAGCTCGGCGATCCGGGTTATCGCGGCAACCTGCGCGAGCTGCTGGCGGACAAAAACATCCAGCGCGCGCTGCTGCTGCTCGATGATGCCCTGGAACTCTGCTACGACGTGGCAAAACTGTCCCTCGGCCGCTCCGCGCTGCTGGACGCGGCCTTCGAACGCGCCACGCTCTATCGCGGGCGGCTCAAGCGGCTGAAAGAGATTAACCAGCCGGGGTTCAGCTACTGGTATGAGTGCACCTCGCGGCACTTCACGCTGGCGCTCACGCCGCTGACGGTGGCCGATAAATTTAAAGAGGTGATGGCGCAAAAGCCGGGAAGCTGGATCTTCACTTCGGCAACTCTGTCGGTGAACGACGATCTACATCACTTCACGGAACGTCTTGGCATTGAGGAGGCGGAATCCCTGCTCCTGCCCAGCCCGTTCGATTACGGAAAACAGGCGCTGCTCTGCGTTCCCCGTAATCTGCCGCTGCCGAACCAGCCGGGCGCTGCGCGCCATCTGGCCGCGATGTTGAAACCGATGATCGAGGCCAACAACGGCCGCTGTTTTATGCTCTGCACCTCTCACGCCATGATGCGTGACCTCGCCGAGCAGTTCCGCGCCACCATGACCTTACCGGTGCTGCTGCAGGGAGAAACCAGCAAAGGCCAGCTGTTACAGCAGTTTGTCAGCGCCGGAAATGCCCTGCTGGTGGCAACCAGCAGCTTCTGGGAAGGGGTGGACGTGCGCGGCGATACGCTCTCGCTGGTGATCATTGATAAGCTGCCATTTACCTCTCCGGACGACCCGCTGCTGAAGGCGCGGATGGAAGACTGCCGTCTGCGCGGGGGCGATCCGTTTGAAGAGGTACAGCTGCCGGATGCGGTGATTACCCTCAAGCAGGGGGTAGGGCGATTGATCCGCGACGTCACCGATCGCGGGGTGCTGGTCATTTGCGATAACCGGCTGGTGATGCGTCCTTACGGGGCAACCTTCCTCGCCAGCCTGCCGCCCGCGCCGCGGACGCGGGACATAAAACGCGCGGTGCGTTTCCTGGCAAACCCAACGGCGGAGTAA
- a CDS encoding RidA family protein: protein MTIVRIDAEARWSDVVIHNQTLYYTGVPANLDADAFEQTANTLAQIDAVLEKQGSDKSRILDATIFLANKDDFAAMNRAWDAWVVAGHAPVRCTVQATLMKPEYKVEIKIIAAV, encoded by the coding sequence ATGACAATTGTGCGCATTGATGCTGAAGCCCGCTGGTCTGATGTGGTGATCCATAACCAGACGCTTTACTACACCGGCGTACCGGCTAACCTGGACGCGGATGCGTTCGAGCAGACGGCTAACACCCTGGCGCAGATTGATGCGGTGCTGGAAAAACAGGGCAGCGACAAATCCCGCATTCTGGATGCGACGATTTTCCTGGCAAACAAAGATGATTTCGCGGCGATGAACAGAGCCTGGGATGCATGGGTAGTGGCGGGTCACGCGCCTGTACGCTGCACCGTACAGGCCACGCTGATGAAACCGGAGTATAAGGTTGAGATCAAGATTATCGCGGCGGTGTAA
- a CDS encoding YoaH family protein has protein sequence MFAGLPSLSHEQQQKAVERIQELMSQGMSSGQAITVVAQEIRASHSGERIVARFEDEDEDPEE, from the coding sequence ATGTTTGCAGGTTTACCTTCTCTGAGCCATGAACAGCAGCAGAAAGCGGTTGAGCGAATTCAGGAACTGATGTCCCAGGGGATGAGCAGCGGACAGGCGATTACCGTTGTCGCTCAGGAGATTCGCGCCAGTCATTCCGGCGAGCGGATCGTGGCGCGATTCGAAGATGAAGATGAAGATCCAGAAGAGTAA